CAAAGCTCGTCCACCGCAAAAAGGGTTTTTGCCATAGGGGTGACCCTTGCAACACCCGTTGATGTTCCGTGCCCCATGATGGCTTCCAGAATGTCCTCCGGATATCCTATCCCCCGCAGAATTTCCACTCCTTTGTAGGGGTGTTCTTCCAGTGTGGGGTATTTTTCGTAGTCAAAATCGTGAAGAAGACCTGTAACTCCCCATTTTTCGGCATCTTCGCCGAATTTTTCAGCATATTTTTTCATGGCCTGTTCAACGCTCAAGGCATGCTTTATGAGAGAATCGGATTTGGTGTATTCAGTAAGAATTTTGTAGGCATCAGCCCTGTTGACCTGCATGGTGTCCTCCGGTCATTTTTTCTTACATGATAATGAAAAAGATTGGTTTTGGGTAGATGTCTTTTTTGGCTGTCTGTAGATTAAAAACGGTGCAGGGTCTGCCTTCCCCGCACCGTCTAATCGTATATTTGACGTTTTTTGCAAAAGGAGTATTTGAAACTACGATAGGAGCTATTGTAATTCTGTCAAGACCTTTTTTGTCTTAAAATTTAGTCGTCCTCGTAGTTGCGGGTTATGTCCAGAAAAGCTCCCTTGAGTTTGTCGAAAGCATCGACCACACAAGGATCGAACATCACCCCGCTGTTCTCCTTTATAAACTGTCTGGCATCATCATACTGCCATTTTTCTTTATAAGTACGCTTGGAAAGGAGCGCGTCGAAAACATCGCTGACAGCGACAATACGCCCGCATATGGGAATATTTTCCTCTGCAAGCCCCTGCGGATAGCCTTTGCCGTCCCAGCGTTCGTGATGGGAAAGGGCTATCTCAGCACCGAATTTAAGATATTTACCTTCGGAATCTGCCAGAATCTTATAGCCGATGGTGGTGTGCTGTTTCATCACCGCAAATTCTTCAACGTCCAGCTTGC
This genomic stretch from Seleniivibrio woodruffii harbors:
- a CDS encoding HD domain-containing protein, with the translated sequence MQVNRADAYKILTEYTKSDSLIKHALSVEQAMKKYAEKFGEDAEKWGVTGLLHDFDYEKYPTLEEHPYKGVEILRGIGYPEDILEAIMGHGTSTGVARVTPMAKTLFAVDELCGFLLACAYVRPDKSIANVEVKSVKKKLKDKAFARAVNREDITLGMEEMGVDADEHIAFVISALAEISDELGV